A section of the Polyodon spathula isolate WHYD16114869_AA chromosome 29, ASM1765450v1, whole genome shotgun sequence genome encodes:
- the LOC121302478 gene encoding rho GTPase-activating protein 30-like, giving the protein MKGRQKGKRKGGNKERVFGCDLREHLNATGQEIPLVLRACSSFVEEHGVVDGIYRLSGVSSNTQRLRNEFDSESCPDLNRDVYLQDIHCVSSLCKAYFRELPNPLLTYQLYDKFADAVAIQLEEERLVKIKDVLRELPNPHYRTLEFLMRHLIRMASFSHETNMHSRNLAIVWAPNLLRSKDIESGFNGTAAFMEVRIQSIVVEFILMHVEQLFNDASGDYHDQRPKSLPSPTFLPNQEDPYFRALPFNMPSALSPGDGPPQMRPYHAIIEVTDTKRKGSLKVKKWKSIFNLGRSNNSDKRKGKGEGKDKLKAHMRPAKSMDSLSSLPCALEVNQRRSSRTPIRHESFGPHEQNPSSLPPSPLIASSLGAEPGAKGSQGYAVTYRRGGGASVSVVGGAEAGLGSSSLDNLSSNSPKGRSNRAERCAGVHISGPFSVTVPLHITSGLALGVLQGANGDKGAEKAGEEKRTTVEDSPDLGAKVEQGDKENNESPESESQEEAGLQEAERQEVRETDVEVEMEAAGSGHSGRSSSISSEEEEEHPEEEEEEGEYMDMHGDKERPSELPLDFLDTFGFLDDDMMDTGEGTTQVAEFSVEPPCYEDEDCCSFSSEMYDPPSSLSSQLNQFKMESDSDEDVQFYSLPDYVDPPHLKIWEEDTPAAARVDHETDRLEDTGSPSERNDRPALSETLDLQATRGQSNEGAEPTCGPGDEGRWQCAGDSITATPVQDSETCGEMQAIDLNSRDPPEACDDVALLRSADTEESDMQSFAESSRVCPTGAQLESVAGLELGSLLESANVPQLADDLETDLLCYPTTVLEAPEMSAEGNADGRQLQVEPEGVEQREGSGFDEGPIGDPEKLVGHEALPEILQGDEIGVCKESERQAVASYEDSKDDLARVGVFIQSLVDHCLASLETHGINAHSEMGSVSVGKAEIVGSEFSSAEPDMAQQTDVEVDSVEEGIMEEGEGSEARGADGTDDHETDGMVQEIGVGGSSDGRKGAEEIKEGFVTEREEVAGKLEGLGEVTELEMKESRDAGGQMVAAGAKVRDDQTGSENEGVEGDGSKHRGERQGEREREGENSETQKEVRVEGMEGARMQVVAGAPIMPRPKLYQAKSVPVVAPKPQFSKLPPALKVKHQLHQLQLQPPGSEGESEGRGKNRWSLGGREGEAEGEGERGKRNGAAAVASLSFDEAVARAKDRHCNLKVWRIQTYGEQSSLQALPKPLRHSHCDLTGQAPPSPSSRPLPRGGEAKRMSLPRIGQRASLLETEEIIQQRRSFAALDSHRDRERE; this is encoded by the exons ATGAAGGGACGCCAGAAAGGGAAACGGAAAGGGGGGAACAAAGAACGGGTTTTTGGGTGTGACCTTCGAGAACACCTGAACGCAACGGGACAGGAGA tccCCCTGGTTTTGCGTGCCTGCAGTAGTTTCGTGGAGGAACATGGTGTGGTTGATGGGATTTATAGACTGTCTGGAGTCTCGTCTAATACACAGAGACTCAG gaacGAGTTTGACTCGGAGTCGTGTCCTGATTTGAACCGGGATGTGTACCTCCAGGATATTCACTGTGTCTCCTCACTGTGTAAAGCCTATTTCAGAGAGCTCCCCAACCCTCTCCTCACCTACCAGCTCTATGATAAATTTGCG GATGCCGTGGCGATACAGCTGGAAGAAGAGCGATTGGTCAAAATCAAGGATGTGCTCAGGGAACTCCCGAACCCTCATtacag gacacTGGAGTTTTTAATGCGACACCTGATTCGAATGGCCTCGTTTTCACATGAGACCAACATGCATTCCCGCAACCTGGCAATTGTGTGGGCACCTAACCTGCTCAG GTCGAAGGATATTGAATCCGGGTTCAACGGCACAGCAGCGTTCATGGAGGTCAGGATTCAGTCCATCGTGGTGGAGTTCATACTGATGCACGTGGAGCAGCTCTTTAACGATGCCTCTGGGG attACCACGACCAACGACCCAAGTCCCTCCCCTCACCGACTTTCCTGCCCAATCAGGAAGATCCGTACTTCCGAGCGCTTCCCTTCAACATGCCGAGCGCGCTCAGCCCCGGAGACGGGCCTCCGCAGATGAGACCGTACCACGCCATCATTGAGGTCACCGACACCAA GAGGAAAGGGTCTTTGAAGGTGAAAAAATGGAAATCGATTTTTAACTTGGGCCGATCGAACAACAGCGACAAGAGAAAGGGGAAGGGCGAGGGCAAAG ATAAACTGAAGGCTCATATGAGGCCAGCCAAGAGCATGGACTCACTCAGCTCCCTGCCCTGCGCACTAGAAG TCAACCAGCGGCGCTCCAGTCGAACCCCAATCCGCCACGAAAGCTTCGGACCCCACGAGCAAAACCCCAGTtctctgcccccctcccccctgatCGCGTCCTCGCTGGGCGCAGAGCCAGGGGCTAAAGGCTCCCAAGGATACGCCGTGACCTATCGCAGAGGGGGCGGGGCCAGCGTCAGCGTGGTGGGCGGGGCAGAGGCGGGGCTTGGCAGCTCCAGCTTGGACAACCTGTCTTCGAATTCTCCGAAGGGTCGCAGCAACCGCGCAGAGAGGTGCGCTGGAGTTCATATTTCTGGACCTTTTTCGGTGACCGTCCCGCTGCATATCACCTCTGGACTGGCTTTAGGGGTTTTACAGGGAGCTAATGGCGACAAAGGGGCCGAAAAAGCAGGGGAAGAGAAGAGGACGACGGTGGAGGACTCTCCAGATCTCGGGGCGAAGGTCGAACAGGGAGATAAAG AGAACAACGAAAGTCCCGAGTCGGAGTCGCAGGAAGAGGCGGGGCTGCAGGAAGCCGAAAGACAGGAAGTCAGGGAGACGGACGTCGAGGTTGAGATGGAGGCTGCAGGAAGTGGTCACAGTGGGCGGAGCTCCAGCATCAGttcagaggaagaggaggagcatccggaggaagaggaggaggaaggggagtACATGG acatGCACGGGGACAAGGAGAGACCTTCGGAGCTGCCCTTGGACTTTCTGGACACTTTCGGCTTCCTGGACGATGACATGATGGACACGGGAGAGGGGACAACAcag GTTGCAGAGTTCTCTGTGGAGCCTCCTTGCTATGAGGATGAGGACTGCTGCAGTTTCAGCAGCGAGATGTACGATCCTCCCTCCAGCCTGTCCTCCCAGCTAAACCAGTTCAAAATGGAAAGCGACAGCGACGAAGACGTGCAGTTCTACAGCCTACCGGACTACGTTGACCCTCCCCACCTCAAAATCTGGGAGGAGGACACGCCCGCGGCTGCCCGAGTCGACCACGAAACTGACCGACTCGAAGACACCGGCAGCCCTTCAGAGCGAAACGACCGACCTGCTCTTTCTGAAACGCTGGACCTCCAAGCCACCAGGGGGCAGTCAAATGAAGGGGCGGAACCTACTTGTGGGCCGGGAGACGAGGGTAGGTGGCAGTGTGCTGGAGACTCGATCACGGCTACACCAGTGCAGGACAGCGAGACCTGCGGTGAAATGCAGGCGATTGATCTTAACTCAAGGGATCCACCGGAGGCATGCGACGACGTGGCGCTTCTTCGCTCTGCTGATACGGAAGAGTCTGACATGCAGAGCTTCGCTGAAAGCAGTCGGGTCTGTCCCACAGGAGCCCAGCTTGAAAGCGTGGCTGGTTTAGAGTTGGGGAGCCTGCTAGAGTCCGCGAACGTCCCTCAGCTCGCTGATGATCTGGAAACGGACCTCCTTTGCTATCCCACCACTGTTTTGGAAGCTCCTGAGATGTCTGcagaaggaaatgcagatggcAGGCAGCTCCAAGTGGAACCAGAAGGTGTAGAGCAGCGGGAGGGATCCGGGTTTGATGAAGGACCAATAGGAGATCCGGAAAAGCTTGTAGGACACGAGGCACTCCCAGAAATTCTTCAAGGTGATGAAATAGGAGTTTGCAAGGAGAGTGAGAGGCAAGCAGTGGCTTCTTATGAAGATTCGAAGGATGATTTGGCAAGGGTTGGGGTCTTCATCCAGTCTCTGGTAGACCATTGTCTGGCCTCTTTAGAAACCCATGGGATAAATGCACACAGTGAGATGGGAAGCGTTTCGGTGGGAAAGGCAGAAATAGTCGGGAGTGAATTTAGCTCCGCAGAGCCAGATATGGCTCAACAGACGGATGTGGAAGTAGATTCCGTGGAGGAGGGTATCATGGAGGAGGGAGAAGGCAGCGAGGCGAGGGGTGCAGACGGGACTGATGATCATGAAACGGATGGAATGGTGCAGGAGATTGGGGTTGGAGGTTCGAGTGATGGGAGAAAAGGTGCCGAAGAAATTAAAGAGGGTTTCGTGACGGAGAGGGAAGAGGTAGCTGGAAAACTAGAGGGCTTGGGTGAGGTTACGGAGTTAGAAATGAAAGAGAGCAGGGATGCGGGTGGACAAATGGTGGCAGCGGGTGCGAAGGTGAGAGACGATCAAACGGGAAGCGAGAACGAAGGGGTGGAGGGAGATGGATCAAAACACAGAGGGgagaggcagggggagagagagagggagggggagaattCGGAGACCCAAAAGGAGGTGAGAGTAGAAGGAATGGAAGGTGCTCGGATGCAGGTAGTAGCGGGCGCGCCAATCATGCCACGCCCAAAACTTTACCAGGCAAAATCAGTACCCGTTGTTGCGCCAAAGCCTCAATTTTCAAAACTGCCCCCGGCATTGAAGGTCAAGCATCAGCTTCACCAACTCCAGTTGCAGCCGCCAGGGAGCGAGGGAGAGAGCGAGGGCAGAGGGAAGAACAGGTGGAGCTTAGGGGGAAGGGAGGGAGAGgcggagggggagggggagcgcgGGAAGAGGAACGGGGCTGCTGCGGTGGCCAGCCTCTCTTTCGACGAAGCGGTAGCGAGGGCCAAGGACAGGCATTGTAATCTGAAGGTGTGGAGGATTCAGACATACGGGGAGCAGAGCTCCCTGCAGGCTCTGCCCAAACCACTCCGCCACTCCCACTGTGACCTCACGGGCCAAGCCCCTCCCAGTCCCAGTTCCCGCCCCCTCCCCAGAGGCGGGGAAGCCAAGAGAATGAGCCTGCCCAGGATTGGTCAGAGAGCAAGCTTGCTTGAAACGGAGGAGATAATTCAGCAGAGACGCTCTTTTGCGGCTCTGGATAGTCAcagagatagggagagagagtga